Proteins encoded together in one Myxocyprinus asiaticus isolate MX2 ecotype Aquarium Trade chromosome 21, UBuf_Myxa_2, whole genome shotgun sequence window:
- the LOC127412192 gene encoding insulin-degrading enzyme isoform X1 — translation MILSTVFIRSIRGVSTLPVRMSDPAVKRVVSTIIRSPEDKREYRGLEFTNGLKAILISDPTTDKSSAAMDVHIGSLSDPEKISGLAHFCEHMLFLGTEKYPKENEYSQFLSEHAGSSNAFTSGEHTNYYFDVSHEHLQGALDRFAQFFLCPLFDESCKDREVNAVDSEHEKNLMNDAWRLFQLEKATGNPKHPFSKFGTGNKLTLETRPSQQGIDIREELLKFHSTYYSSNLMALCVLGRETLDELTSMVVKLFGEVENKNVPLPEFPTHPFQEEHLRQFYKVVPIKDIRNLYVTFPIPDLQKYYKSNPGHYLGHLIGHEGPGSLLSELKAKGWVNTLVGGQKEGARGFMFFIINVDLTEEGLLHVEDIIFHMFQYIQKLRTEGPQEWVFQECKDLNTVAFRFKDKERPRGYTSKVAGLLHYYPLEEVLAAEYLLEEFRPDLIEMVLDKLRPENFRVAVVSKSFEGQTDRTEEWYGTQYKQEAISDEVIKKWQNANLNGKFKLPMKNEFIPTNFEIYPLEKDSPSAPTLIKDTAMSKVWFKQDDKFFLPKACLNFEFFSPFAYVDPLHCNMAYLYLELLKDSLNEYAYAAELAGLSYDLQNTVYGMYLSVKGYNDKQHILLKKIIEKMATFQIDEKRFEIIKEAYMRSLNNFRAEQPHQHAMYYLRLLMTEVAWTKDELRDCLDDVTLPRLKAFIPQLLSRLHIEALLHGNITKQSALGMMQMLEDTLIEHARTKPLLPSQLIRYREVQVPDGGWYVYQQRNEVHNNCGIEIYYQTDMQNTHENMLLELFCQIISEPCFNTLRTKEQLGYIVFSGPRRANGIQGLRFIIQSEKAPHYLESRVEAFLKTMEKSVEEMGEEAFQKHIQALAIRRLDKPKKLAAECAKYWGEIISQQYNFDRDNVEVAYLKTLTKENIMQFYRDLLAINAPRRHKVSVHVLSREMDSCPLVGEFPAQNDVNLAPAPSLPQPVLVENMTNFKRSLPLFPLTKPHINFMAAKL, via the exons GTTCTTTGTCTGATCCTGAAAAAATTTCAGGACTAGCACACTTCTGTGAGCACATGCTGTTTCTTGGTACAGAAAAGTACCCCAAAGAGAACGAGTACAGCCAGTTTTTGAGTGAGCACGCCGGCAGCTCCAACGCCTTCACCAGCGGAGAACACACCAATTACTACTTTGATGTATCCCATGAGCATCTGCAAGGGGCATTGGACAG GTTTGCCCAGTTCTTCCTCTGTCCTCTCTTTGATGAGAGCTGTAAGGACAGAGAGGTGAACGCAGTGGACTCTGAACATGAGAAGAACCTCATGAATGACGCTTGGAGGCTATTTCAGCTGGAGAAAGCCACTGGGAACCCCAAACACCCCTTTAGCAAGTTTGGAACTG gCAATAAGTTAACCCTTGAGACAAGGCCATCTCAACAGGGCATTGACATCCGTGAAGAGCTGCTCAAGTTTCATTCCACCTACTACTCATCCAACCTGATGGCACTGTGTGTGCTGGGCAGAG AGACATTGGATGAATTGACATCTATGGTGGTGAAGCTTTTTGGAGAGGTGGAGAACAAGAACGTTCCTCTTCCAGAATTTCCCACACACCCTTTCCAAGAGGAACATCTAAGG CAATTTTACAAAGTCGTGCCCATCAAGGACATTAGAAACCTGTATGTGACCTTCCCCATCCCAGACCTACAGAAGTACTACAAGTCAAACCCGGGTCATTATTTGGGCCATTTGATTGGACATGAAGGTCCAGGGAGTCTTCTGTCTGAGCTCAAGGCTAAAG GATGGGTGAACACACTCGTCGGAGGCCAGAAAGAAGGAGCCAGAGGATTTATGTTCTTCATTATTAATGTGGACTTGACGGAAGAGGGACTCT TGCATGTCGAGGATATCATCTTCCACATGTTCCAGTACATTCAGAAGCTGCGGACGGAGGGGCCTCAGGAGTGGGTCTTTCAGGAGTGCAAA GATTTGAACACTGTGGCTTTTAGATTCAAAGATAAGGAACGTCCACGTGGATACACGTCTAAAGTGGCTGGACTACTGCAT TATTATCCACTGGAGGAGGTGCTAGCTGCTGAATACTTGCTAGAAGAATTCAGACCAGACCTCATAGAGATGGTACTTGATAAACTGAGACCAGAAAACTTCCG GGTTGCTGTTGTCTCCAAATCATTTGAAGGACAGACGGACAGGACTGAAGAGTGGTATGGCACACAGTATAAGCAGGAAGCCATTTCTGATGAGGTCATTAAG AAATGGCAAAATGCTAATCTCAATGGAAAATTCAAGCTACCAATGAAGAATGAATTCATCCCAACCAACTTTGAAATATACCCTCTAGAGAAGGATTCCCCTTCTGCCCCCACTTTAATCAAG GACACAGCAATGAGTAAAGTTTGGTTCAAACAGGATGACAAGTTTTTCCTGCCAAAGGCTTGTTTAAATTTTGAGTTCTTCAG CCCATTTGCATATGTGGACCCGTTGCATTGTAACATGGCGTATTTGTACCTTGAGCTGCTCAAGGACTCCCTGAACGAGTATGCATATGCAGCTGAGCTAGCTGGCCTCAGCTATGACCTCCAAAATACCGTCTATGGAATGTAT ctgTCAGTGAAGGGTTATAACGACAAACAACACATCCTGCTGAAGAAGATCATTGAAAAGATGGCCACATTTCAGATTGACGAGAAACGCTTTGAAATCATTAAAGAAGCG TATATGAGGTCTCTGAACAACTTCCGTGCTGAGCAGCCCCACCAGCATGCCATGTATTACCTGCGGCTGCTCATGACAGAGGTAGCCTGGACCAAAGACGAACTCAGAGACTGTTTAGATG atgtcaCATTGCCTCGTCTCAAAGCGTTCATTCCGCAGCTGCTGTCACGGTTACACATTGAAGCTTTGCTGCATGGCAACATCACCAAACAG TCCGCTCTGGGCATGATGCAGATGTTGGAGGACACACTCATTGAACATGCTCGCACTAAGCCCCTCCTACCAAGTCAGCTGATTCGCTACAGGGAAGTCCAGGTTCCTGATG GTGGTTGGTATGTTTACCAGCAGAGGAACGAGGTTCATAATAACTGTGGAATTGAGATTTACTACCAGACGGATATGCAGAATACTCATGAGAACATGCTACTGGAGCTCTTCTGTCAGATCATCTCTGAGCCCTGCTTCAACACGCTACGCACCAAAGAACAGCTGG gTTACATAGTGTTCAGTGGTCCCCGCAGGGCCAATGGCATCCAGGGTCTGCGTTTCATCATCCAGTCTGAGAAGGCTCCGCACTACCTGGAGTCTCGTGTGGAGGCCTTTCTCAAGACCATGGAGAAGAGTGTGGAGGAGATGGGAGAGGAAGCATTTCAGAAACACATTCAGGCACTGGCCATCCGCCGACTGGACAAACCTAAGAAACTGGCAGCTGAGTGTGCCAAGTACTGGGGAGAGATCATCTCTCAGCAGTACAACTTTGACAGGG ATAATGTTGAAGTGGCTTACCTGAAGACACTAACGAAGGAGAACATTATGCAGTTTTACAGG GACCTGTTGGCCATTAACGCTCCAAGAAGACACAAGGTGTCAGTGCACGTGCTGTCCAGAGAGATGGACTCCT GTCCTCTGGTGGGAGAGTTTCCTGCACAGAATGATGTCAATCTGGCTCCTGCTCCCTCACTTCCTCAG cCGGTGTTGGTAGAGAATATGACTAATTTCAAAAGGAGTTTGCCGCTGTTCCCTCTAACCAAACCTCACATCAACTTCATGGCTGCCAAACTGTGA
- the LOC127412192 gene encoding insulin-degrading enzyme isoform X2 encodes MILSTVFIRSIRGVSTLPVRMSDPAVKRVVSTIIRSPEDKREYRGLEFTNGLKAILISDPTTDKSSAAMDVHIGSLSDPEKISGLAHFCEHMLFLGTEKYPKENEYSQFLSEHAGSSNAFTSGEHTNYYFDVSHEHLQGALDRFAQFFLCPLFDESCKDREVNAVDSEHEKNLMNDAWRLFQLEKATGNPKHPFSKFGTGNKLTLETRPSQQGIDIREELLKFHSTYYSSNLMALCVLGRETLDELTSMVVKLFGEVENKNVPLPEFPTHPFQEEHLRQFYKVVPIKDIRNLYVTFPIPDLQKYYKSNPGHYLGHLIGHEGPGSLLSELKAKGWVNTLVGGQKEGARGFMFFIINVDLTEEGLLHVEDIIFHMFQYIQKLRTEGPQEWVFQECKDLNTVAFRFKDKERPRGYTSKVAGLLHYYPLEEVLAAEYLLEEFRPDLIEMVLDKLRPENFRVAVVSKSFEGQTDRTEEWYGTQYKQEAISDEVIKKWQNANLNGKFKLPMKNEFIPTNFEIYPLEKDSPSAPTLIKDTAMSKVWFKQDDKFFLPKACLNFEFFSRYLYADPLHCNMTYLFLKLLKDDLREYTYAARLAGLIYGIAFGMNALILSVKGYNDKQHILLKKIIEKMATFQIDEKRFEIIKEAYMRSLNNFRAEQPHQHAMYYLRLLMTEVAWTKDELRDCLDDVTLPRLKAFIPQLLSRLHIEALLHGNITKQSALGMMQMLEDTLIEHARTKPLLPSQLIRYREVQVPDGGWYVYQQRNEVHNNCGIEIYYQTDMQNTHENMLLELFCQIISEPCFNTLRTKEQLGYIVFSGPRRANGIQGLRFIIQSEKAPHYLESRVEAFLKTMEKSVEEMGEEAFQKHIQALAIRRLDKPKKLAAECAKYWGEIISQQYNFDRDNVEVAYLKTLTKENIMQFYRDLLAINAPRRHKVSVHVLSREMDSCPLVGEFPAQNDVNLAPAPSLPQPVLVENMTNFKRSLPLFPLTKPHINFMAAKL; translated from the exons GTTCTTTGTCTGATCCTGAAAAAATTTCAGGACTAGCACACTTCTGTGAGCACATGCTGTTTCTTGGTACAGAAAAGTACCCCAAAGAGAACGAGTACAGCCAGTTTTTGAGTGAGCACGCCGGCAGCTCCAACGCCTTCACCAGCGGAGAACACACCAATTACTACTTTGATGTATCCCATGAGCATCTGCAAGGGGCATTGGACAG GTTTGCCCAGTTCTTCCTCTGTCCTCTCTTTGATGAGAGCTGTAAGGACAGAGAGGTGAACGCAGTGGACTCTGAACATGAGAAGAACCTCATGAATGACGCTTGGAGGCTATTTCAGCTGGAGAAAGCCACTGGGAACCCCAAACACCCCTTTAGCAAGTTTGGAACTG gCAATAAGTTAACCCTTGAGACAAGGCCATCTCAACAGGGCATTGACATCCGTGAAGAGCTGCTCAAGTTTCATTCCACCTACTACTCATCCAACCTGATGGCACTGTGTGTGCTGGGCAGAG AGACATTGGATGAATTGACATCTATGGTGGTGAAGCTTTTTGGAGAGGTGGAGAACAAGAACGTTCCTCTTCCAGAATTTCCCACACACCCTTTCCAAGAGGAACATCTAAGG CAATTTTACAAAGTCGTGCCCATCAAGGACATTAGAAACCTGTATGTGACCTTCCCCATCCCAGACCTACAGAAGTACTACAAGTCAAACCCGGGTCATTATTTGGGCCATTTGATTGGACATGAAGGTCCAGGGAGTCTTCTGTCTGAGCTCAAGGCTAAAG GATGGGTGAACACACTCGTCGGAGGCCAGAAAGAAGGAGCCAGAGGATTTATGTTCTTCATTATTAATGTGGACTTGACGGAAGAGGGACTCT TGCATGTCGAGGATATCATCTTCCACATGTTCCAGTACATTCAGAAGCTGCGGACGGAGGGGCCTCAGGAGTGGGTCTTTCAGGAGTGCAAA GATTTGAACACTGTGGCTTTTAGATTCAAAGATAAGGAACGTCCACGTGGATACACGTCTAAAGTGGCTGGACTACTGCAT TATTATCCACTGGAGGAGGTGCTAGCTGCTGAATACTTGCTAGAAGAATTCAGACCAGACCTCATAGAGATGGTACTTGATAAACTGAGACCAGAAAACTTCCG GGTTGCTGTTGTCTCCAAATCATTTGAAGGACAGACGGACAGGACTGAAGAGTGGTATGGCACACAGTATAAGCAGGAAGCCATTTCTGATGAGGTCATTAAG AAATGGCAAAATGCTAATCTCAATGGAAAATTCAAGCTACCAATGAAGAATGAATTCATCCCAACCAACTTTGAAATATACCCTCTAGAGAAGGATTCCCCTTCTGCCCCCACTTTAATCAAG GACACAGCAATGAGTAAAGTTTGGTTCAAACAGGATGACAAGTTTTTCCTGCCAAAGGCTTGTTTAAATTTTGAGTTCTTCAG TCGCTACCTATATGCAGACCCGCTGCACTGCAACATGACTTACCTGTTTCTCAAGTTGTTGAAGGATGATTTGAGAGAGTATACATATGCAGCCCGCCTGGCAGGGTTGATCTATGGCATAGCCTTTGGAATGAATGCTCTCATT ctgTCAGTGAAGGGTTATAACGACAAACAACACATCCTGCTGAAGAAGATCATTGAAAAGATGGCCACATTTCAGATTGACGAGAAACGCTTTGAAATCATTAAAGAAGCG TATATGAGGTCTCTGAACAACTTCCGTGCTGAGCAGCCCCACCAGCATGCCATGTATTACCTGCGGCTGCTCATGACAGAGGTAGCCTGGACCAAAGACGAACTCAGAGACTGTTTAGATG atgtcaCATTGCCTCGTCTCAAAGCGTTCATTCCGCAGCTGCTGTCACGGTTACACATTGAAGCTTTGCTGCATGGCAACATCACCAAACAG TCCGCTCTGGGCATGATGCAGATGTTGGAGGACACACTCATTGAACATGCTCGCACTAAGCCCCTCCTACCAAGTCAGCTGATTCGCTACAGGGAAGTCCAGGTTCCTGATG GTGGTTGGTATGTTTACCAGCAGAGGAACGAGGTTCATAATAACTGTGGAATTGAGATTTACTACCAGACGGATATGCAGAATACTCATGAGAACATGCTACTGGAGCTCTTCTGTCAGATCATCTCTGAGCCCTGCTTCAACACGCTACGCACCAAAGAACAGCTGG gTTACATAGTGTTCAGTGGTCCCCGCAGGGCCAATGGCATCCAGGGTCTGCGTTTCATCATCCAGTCTGAGAAGGCTCCGCACTACCTGGAGTCTCGTGTGGAGGCCTTTCTCAAGACCATGGAGAAGAGTGTGGAGGAGATGGGAGAGGAAGCATTTCAGAAACACATTCAGGCACTGGCCATCCGCCGACTGGACAAACCTAAGAAACTGGCAGCTGAGTGTGCCAAGTACTGGGGAGAGATCATCTCTCAGCAGTACAACTTTGACAGGG ATAATGTTGAAGTGGCTTACCTGAAGACACTAACGAAGGAGAACATTATGCAGTTTTACAGG GACCTGTTGGCCATTAACGCTCCAAGAAGACACAAGGTGTCAGTGCACGTGCTGTCCAGAGAGATGGACTCCT GTCCTCTGGTGGGAGAGTTTCCTGCACAGAATGATGTCAATCTGGCTCCTGCTCCCTCACTTCCTCAG cCGGTGTTGGTAGAGAATATGACTAATTTCAAAAGGAGTTTGCCGCTGTTCCCTCTAACCAAACCTCACATCAACTTCATGGCTGCCAAACTGTGA
- the LOC127412203 gene encoding E3 ubiquitin-protein ligase MARCHF5-like translates to MAEEGAVVMQQIVDRSCWVCFATDEDDRTAEWVRPCRCRGSTKWVHQSCLQRWVDEKQRGNSTARVACPQCNAEYLIMFPKLGPVVYVLDLADRLISKACPFAAAGIMVGSIYWTAVTYGAVTVMQVVGHKEGLDVMERADPLFLLIGLPTIPVMLILGKMIRWEDYVLRLWRKYSNKLQILNSIFPGIGCPVPRIPAEASPLADHVSATRILCGALVFPTIATIVGKLMFSSVNSNLQRTILGGIAFVAIKGAFKVYFKQQQYLRQAHRKILNFPELEEA, encoded by the exons GAGTTGTTGGGTGTGTTTTGCCACAGATGAGGATGACCGTACGGCTGAGTGGGTGCGTCCATGCCGTTGCCGTGGTTCCACTAAGTGGGTTCATCAGTCGTGTCTGCAGCGTTGGGTGGATGAGAAACAAAGAGGCAACAGCACGGCACGCGTAGCCTGTCCGCAGTGCAATGCAGAGTATCTCATCATGTTTCCCAAACTTG GGCCAGTTGTATACGTGTTGGATCTGGCAGACAGACTGATCTCAAAGGCCTGCCCATTTGCTGCTGCTGGTATCATGGTGGGATCCATTTACTGGACGGCCGTCACGTACGGTGCTGTTACAGTTATGCAG GTTGTGGGTCATAAGGAAGGTCTGGATGTGATGGAACGGGCGGATCCTCTCTTCCTTTTGATCGGCCTACCCACCATCCCAGTAATGCTCATTCTGGGGAAGATGATTCGCTGGGAAGATTACGTGCTCCGCCTGTGGAGGAAATACTCCAATAAGCTTCAGATCCTCAACAGTATCTTCCCAG GTATTGGCTGTCCAGTGCCGAGGATCCCGGCGGAGGCCAGTCCGCTGGCGGATCACGTGTCGGCCACACGGATCCTGTGCGGAGCCCTGGTGTTCCCCACCATCGCCACCATCGTGGGTAAACTGATGTTCAGCAGTGTCAACTCTAATCTTCAGAGGACCATTCTG GGTGGCATTGCATTTGTGGCTATTAAAGGGGCATTCAAGGTTTATTTCAAGCAGCAACAGTATCTCCGACAAGCTCATCGCAAGATCCTCAACTTTCCAGAGCTTGAAGAGGCCTGA